In Kryptolebias marmoratus isolate JLee-2015 linkage group LG2, ASM164957v2, whole genome shotgun sequence, the genomic stretch CTTCAGGTCGAGGAGAGAGGATGGGGGAGGAACGGAACAGAAGTCAAAACTGAGACTGAATCAAACTAACCAACTAGATGTTACCACATATTGGAAACAGTTTCTACATGGAAACTAGTACAAAAGAACTGGGTAGAGTAGTACAAATAAACCAATTAAGacatgaatgcttttttttgtaggcaaacagaatattttgtttctttaagtgtaacatgtaaaacaaactgcattcCAACTAGGTAGTCTTTGTAATAAATACATCTCACTCTCATCACGTCACATCAGTTTCTATGTTGTTGTGAGAAAAGCGACACTCTAGAAGGATTTATAGAAAGCGGCTGTGCATAGGAACAGCTCTGAGCTCTAAAGTGAAGCTTTAAGGTTTTCACAGACACACCACAATGAAGCTGTAAGGAACACTAATGTCTGAAAGACTAACGACCTGTCCACGTAGGAAGGATTTTAGTGAGTATGTACAAGTTTGACGCAGACCTTATTCCGGGCAACGTTCAAGCTGGCATGGCATCTTTTCCATGTCTCTCGCTCATTATGCAACCAAGGCTGCTCAAAGGGCACATACATGCataccagtggcggctggccaatggAGGGCGCAAGGGCGGCGCCCCACCACTCACCACATTACCGtgaataagacataaaaaactaaataaaaattaaataataaaataaaaatattttgaaatataagCATGCATATTTTTAgctgtgtaagataaatattttatagttaatgataagtaaagttgctTCGTTCATCGACGTTGTccgattggtgacgtatttctgCCCCAGggcacaaaaatctttgtccatagactttcgttaaaagttgtacatgcgcagtagctcctctgtgtttgtatttcacCGCCCTACCACCGCGGGGCTGACGTCACAgccgtctgtcataaagttcgcctgacTGACAGGTCGAGCCGCGGGAGTTGGACACGATCGGACAGAGATGCAAAATGGAgcaagagaaattaaataattcagtgAAGTCACTTAAAACAATACCTTTTGAAAGAAGAACATATCAGGAGAAGCTAGAGGTGAAAGAGCTCGGGCCTGATCAGCCGAACATAACAATTAATCAGCAGTCCAAAGACAGAGGGAGACAGGACACTCAGTCCTTTTCCAGGACCTGGTTCAGCAACAAGGCTTGGCTAACTGCATGTAGCGAAGCTTTCCATGCCTCCTTTTTCAAACATCAGGATCTGACCCAGCATGGATAAGACAGGTATGACTgatttaaagcacttttcagaAAAGGCAAAGAAGCATGAACACTCTGGGATCCACATGGAAAATGCACTGCGACTAGCCATGtttggtaaaataaacatttcatctcAGCTTGATGAAGGCTACAGGGTAGGGATCCGTAAGCACAGCGAGGAGGTTGACAAAAACAGGCTTATTCTATCAAAAATGATAGACTGGGTCAAGTTCTGTGGTGCATTTGAACTGGCCCTGTGTGGCCATGATGAAAGTGAAAGCTCAGAAAATCTGGGTGTTTTTAAAGGATTGGTGGATTTTGTAGCATCACTGGATGCAATTTTACATGATCACTTGCAGACTGCCACTGTGTCTAAGGAAACATCTAAGACTGTGCAGAATTAACTCCTTGATTGCATGCTGTCAGTTTTGAGAGAGTGCATCACTGAAGAAATCAGGAGTCCAGACTTTGTCTCCATCCAGGCTGATGAAACGATGGACATTTCCACTCAGTGTCAGCTGGTGCTTGTGATCCGCTACAataggggtgtccaatcctggtcctggagggccaccatcctgcatgttttccttgtttctctgctccaacacacctgatttgaatgaatggatgactagcaggcttctgcagaacatgaagagagaATTAagccactgaatcaggtgtgatggagcagggaaacaagtaaaacatccaggatagtggccctccaggaccagggttggacaccgcTGCACTACATTGACAAAGTCCATCATGTCCAAGAGGTTTTTTGAATTCATACCTCTCCAAAGTGCCACAGCTGATTCCATCGCCACAGCACTTCTGGATAGGTTGAGCTCCATTCTCCCTGATGACCAGAAGAACAAGCTCATTTCCCAAGCGTACGATGGTGCAAGTGTCATGAGAGGAGCCACAGGTGGTGCACAGAAGAAGGTTCAAGATGTCTATGTAAATGGACACTATGTCCACTGCTATGCTCACCAACTTTACCTTATCATGCAGCAGATGACTTCCAATATCCCAAAAGTGAGTTATTACTTCTCAGACCTGTCTGGATTCTCTGGCTTTTTTTCCAAGATCTCCAAAGAGAACCAGCATGCTCGATAGAGCGGTGGCCCACAGACTCCCGAGAGCAAGCACAGTGAGGTGGAACTTCCACAGCTGAGCTGTGAACACCGCTTTTGAGCACAAAGAAGACCTCCAGTGTTTTGAAATCAGTAAGGCAGTAAGGCCAGTTGTGATATTTCCACAGTTGACTGTTAGgggtattataacaaagtggaagtgactgggaacgacagcaactcagccacaaagtgggaggccacataaaatcacagattcatagaatgggtttccatggccgagcagctgcatccaagccttacatcaccaagtaCAATGCTAAGCGTTGGATGCAGTGGAGTAGAGCATGTCATGTCTCcagagcagtggagacatgttctctggagtgacaaaTCACGTTTCTCTCtctggcaatctgatggatgagtctgggtttggtggttgcCAGGAAAATGAGGCCTAAATTTCTTTGTTGATGTTGGATATGTCTTGTATGCAAAGGCATTACTTAAAGGTAACCATTCAGGTGATAAATGTACTGTATAATACTGGATTTTTGTCACATTAATTTATCTCAAAACAAGCGGAAACAGCAAAacggagagaaaaaaaagaagcaaacacaaaataaatgtgatgtcAAGCCAACGTGATAAATACACTGCTAACACTGAAATCTGATCTAATATTGATTACTATTTGATTTTTGTGCATACAGTGcactgcaaaagtattcaccccttgtTATTCCTTCTATCTTGTTGCTTTACAACCTGGATTTTAGTCAATTTTAATATTCTTACAAGTAATGGAACtagacaaaaacaagattttttttcataagcCGAACTTCATCACAACATCTCTGTAACTTACATGAGCTCCAGGGTGAAATCTCAACTGCCTCTGAGTTGCAAGGATGTTGCCAGCATGGACAAAGTTGCCTTGTggacagaaggaaagaaagaattAGCCCCATTTAAACAGTATGAATCACTGAAAGAACTCAGAAGAACCCATCTGAACACTGCCTAACCCTTCCTACACCTGAAACACCTGGAGTTTTTCAGTTCATTTGATGCAATTTTGTCCAAATAAAAAGATCTCCGATTTTAAATTtctaacatttttgtttgaaaagtaattaaaatagTTAGAATATTAACATCCTATAAGTTCATTCATCAACTGTTGcaattattttatgtaaatgacATGAGGATGTGTTTTGGCGAAAAATTAAGTAAACCCTCTTTCCGTTTAAAGGTTTTACTTatcagaacataaaaaacacagaccCTAACTCAGtcctaaaattagaaaatacaACTTTAGATGCAGAAAATTTTACATCCAACATTATGTGGAAAATATGTGGAGTTGGAGATAAAGCTCCTGGCTCATTTTTTGGTAACTTTTTAACATAGAATTAAGCAACAGATCTGAGTATTCTGCCCTCTTTTGGGTGAAAACAACCCATTCACTTTGACCTATATGCAAACACACAGTGACGTCACACAGTGAGCTATCAGATCAGTgtttaaaatggctccaaaacatttaagaaatattAATGAGAATAACAACACTTCAACtgcaaattgaaaaaaaatgaactccaacacaaataatataaaaaaaacaaaagagtaaaaaagacaatataCATGGAAAAGTTAAATTCCCTCCATTTTATCCCAGAAAATACTTTGTAATCAATCCTGTTCGACAGcaattttttccagttttaaattCATTGTTAAAAACATGTATAATGTGAGCTGGGTCATTAATGAATTATTAGGACACACTTCCAAAGTTTTACACAATATAAGGTAAAATATTATGATtaccaaggtttttttttcttttttgttttcctaacaCCGAAATTCGTGAGACAAATGCCACATATATTTtcgatattgttgtgtgtgttttatgactctgtatttttatgtttgcatgttgtacagcactttgtattgccctgttgctgaaaagtgctatgtaaataaatttgactttgacatgTACtagttaaaactttaaagagacTAACCCATAAGCTAATTATTCAGATGAAATATTTCCATTGTAATATTTGGGAATTTTGGGGAACAAACCTGAAATTTAAAGTATTGAAGGTTGGCTCTTCAAAGGGATTTTAAATATAGATGGAGATAATTTTGGCTCAAACTACCAGATTTCATTGTTGTACCCTGCAAGGAGAGGCCCCACACTGTAGAAATGATCAACTTTGTCATTTGGATATGTAGGGTCTGATGGAAATGGTAACAGGTACAAAGTTTAGTTCAGAGTCGTAAGTAGTTTTGCTGTAAAATGCATTTACTGATattcgttttgtttttatgaagataaaataataaagcatgtTGTAATGATCAGGTAACATGTAAATAATTTTGTACTAacaaaaaatctgacaaaatttGACACTTTCAATTTTCTGTGATATGCAATttactgatttttgttgttctgtaaatgataaaaaacatgaaaagacaTGACGTGAATATTATTCTTCAGAGTTGAGTACATGCGTTTAGAAAAGGATTACAGCAACAACAAGAAACAGAGAgaactgtaaaaatgttcaaaatccaATGTTCTCTAAAGGTTCTGCGgttgtgacattaaaaaaaaaatgtatttttcggACAATTTTTCCTGGGAAGGCCTTGCATTTTTCGGAGAGATACTGCTTAACCACATACTGCATCTTTCACAACTAGAGATAGACCGATTAATCAACCGAACccactgtttaaataaataaataaataaaataaataaaaaacagtcatGCCTGTGCATACTTAATAAATTACCAGGCAGTAAAATTaggatgcagcagcagctgctacaagcAGCTTACTGTGGACCAccattagtttttgttgttttttaaacaagaagGCTCTTCTACggattatttttaagtgtacaaaTTCTTCTAATGGTTGTTAAACACAGGTTTATTTAAGCgttatattgttatatttttgttaaatgaaaaatacatattgatCAAACATCACCTGCCCTTACTTCTAAAGATCAATATTGGCATTGGCCATAAAAAACATATCAGTCAACCTCTATAATTCCAACAGCAAGGCTTcgtagtagaagagtccaggtgctgaactggcctgcctgcagtccagacctcctACCAAAGATTTGGTGTATTTGGTGAAAAATCCACCAAAGACAACTCAGGACTTTTAAACACCTACAATCCATCTAAGAATGGGACCTACAAAAACTTCAGCTGCTGGTCTTCTCAGTTTCTAAACAtctacagactgttgttaaagaAAGAGTGATGCTTCACAGCAGGAAACTTGGCCCAGTCCAATCTTTTGTTAGATGCGTTTACcagcaaattcaaaattacttcacttttttaaaaagattgtagacttagtttaaactcttaatatgtttactatgctccaatgtgaaaaaatatgtttataaaatttaaaaatattgcattctgtgttttgtttttttaaattttatacaatgtcccaacttttcaCATGTGGGGTTGCACTTATACTTCCTGCAGAAACTCCAGCAGAGCCAATCCAAGGGCTGCCCTAAACCACTCAATCAGTAGTCAGCTCACCACTGCCCACCTTTAATTTCTTTGAAACAataattctctctctctctcatatatatatataaaatcaaagcaaatgCTTAACATAAGCATTATTTACCAACATCTAAgagtatatatttatatatactcTTAGATGTTGGTAAATAATGCTTATGTTAAGcatttgctttgattttatgcctgataaacaaaaaaaaacaaaacaaacatcatcaaaaacaaatgaaaaatagataaaaatctGTCATCAGTTGCCCTGATCAGCATCAGCCATAGAAGAAACCATCAGCAGACTGTCTGCTGACACTAAATGTCTGCAGCAGACATTTAGTGTGGACATTACCATCTTGTTTTTTGAAGCCATATCTCCGCCCGGGGCTCTTCCCTCCAACATTCTTGGAGCTGCCACCAGACTTTTTAGATGCAAACCTCACAGAGTACAACAGGGAAGCTGGACTGGAACCCAACACACCTGAAACCAGGAGAACAAACACGTTTTTCAAACTGTGAACCTCGTTGAAGTTGTTACAATTTCCACTTAGCCACAtgtcaaaaccaaaataaaactgagaaaccCAGACGAGATTACACGTATTAAATGCACACTATTTATTGTTATGTCCAGTTTGAAATCTGTTCACTCTCCACAATGATCAAGACAGAGACTttcaaaaaactacaaataaagaGTATTTCTTAATTAAAATCAGCAAGTCTTTATGGAGTTAAAAGCGAACCTGActataataaaatcaaaataaagttttttttgtcgAATTTTCAGTCACGCCAATGCTGCTAACAGCCGTTagcaaacatattttgtttaaaatgtaaacacgaACGGCTGAGGAACAATTCCACATAATGTTTGCTTTAGCACAGTAAATGCTCAAAttgttttagacatttattcaaacacataTCTATTGTACCTGTTCTGGACTTGAGCATCAAGGACGCCAAAGCTGCCATTTTCTACGTCGCTAACAATACGTCATATCCTGTGCGTCGGAACCGGATGTTGTAGCTACGTTCAAGTACATTAAAACCTTCTACGACCAAAGGAGTATTTACTGTCTTTAAGCAATTAACCAAAAAATACTATTCACAGcatacagaataaaaaagttaaaaaacctCAAAGTATGACTTTTATCGgtaacttttatttctgctgttccAAATAATTTGAGCTTTTCTCTTGTGCAATgattcatttgattttaaacttctttaGGGCAGCGCGAGAAAGTTTTCAGTTGTCCAATTACCATTAAACGCAACATTACCCGGGAGAGTCAAACAAACGATTGCATGAATTGGAACTAATACTTTCTACGTTCTGTggtatgtaaaataaataaacaaataagtcTTGTAACCCGCTATATTTAGAAGTTTGTATAAGGAGttggtggttttgttttgttttgtttattgaagCGGCATCCAGCTAATCTAACGTTTGCTAACTTCTTTTTGAACTGGCTTCATGTCTGCAGTACTGCTCGTGTTATGtatccttttgtctttttgtcgaGTCAAACTCGATGTCTGCATAATTTCTTTATTGTAAGCTCCTCAAAGTTATGTATCTATTTAGCCACAAGCGACTCTGTAATTCGGGTCCTCCTTATTTTACCTGGCAACACCATACGTCTTTGTAGTAGGAGGTGTAAAGAAAACCCGCAATGTGCAGTCCCGGATTCTATAATTATGTCCCTGTTGCTAACTCCACCAGACCACTTAGACTCGGTTAttatttcagactttttgtCTGTCAGGTGTCATTTACGTCTTAATTATCAAACATGTACtgaattttatacatttttataagaaacttagtgtttttttctgccaacaTGTAGAAAAGGTCCCCTTTGTTGAGAGGAATCAAGCTGTAATTGATGAGTTTTACTACagttctttgcttttttttgcattgtgtGCAGTGGCTTGTCTGGAGATAAGAGCATGATGGGATGTGACAGCGACTGCACCAGTGACCTGGATGAGGAGCTGCCAGTGTTCACCTTCCTGCAGCCAAGTGGATACTCCAACCAAAAGTGTCAGAGAAGCCCAGAGAAACCAGACTCTGGTGGATCTGATGCTGCACCATCAGCCATCTCCTCCCTGGGGGCCAGTGATTCAGGGACACGCGCTGGAAAAGCTTCTACACTAGTAATGATAAGTAGTGATTCAGATGACGACGTGCCCTATGTTCCTCTGACACAGAGACTCCAACACAGACAGAACAGTTTGATTAGCACCTCCTCTGCCATCCCCAAGGGTAACGGTGCTGAGCTGTGTTTGCCACCTACACTGACCAGCTTGCATCAggtgaaacaaacaaccaaaggGGAGTTTGAGGATGGTCCACTTGGTCTTCTCTctcccaccaaaaaaaaagcaaccaagAGGACAGCGGAGGAGATCCAGGATTCCAGGGAGGAGATTGTAAGGAGGCGGCATCTCAGAGACA encodes the following:
- the mrpl27 gene encoding 39S ribosomal protein L27, mitochondrial; amino-acid sequence: MAALASLMLKSRTGVLGSSPASLLYSVRFASKKSGGSSKNVGGKSPGRRYGFKKQDGNFVHAGNILATQRQLRFHPGAHVGLGNNNTLYALEDGHVKFTKEVYIPAPRSPEAVRIITKLPRGAVLYKTFINVLPVKQEGRFRLVELV